Proteins from a genomic interval of uncultured Desulfuromusa sp.:
- the hemH gene encoding ferrochelatase yields MPDSKPTALILLNMGGPDSLDAVEPFLYNLFSDRELIQLPAGALLQKPFARMISYFRAKKVVENYRTIGGKSPLLEWTKKQAEGTAKKLGDRFKPYVVMRYWHPRAESVLAEIKAAGIETAVVLSMYPHYTGATTGSSINDFKRAVTKVYPDLECQFIEDWYDWPNYLDALANRINTGLDNFHDLMRDEVQILFSAHALPQKFIDRGDPYRQHVEETVQGVMQRVGSYDWSIAYQSRSGPVKWMEPGTEEALHELAEAGHRAVLMVPISFVSDHIETLEEIDIQYHDLATSLGLVNFCRAPSLNDGDDFLEALAELVRTKSHI; encoded by the coding sequence ATGCCTGATTCCAAGCCAACAGCACTGATTCTTCTTAATATGGGTGGACCCGATTCTCTGGATGCGGTTGAACCTTTTCTGTACAATCTTTTTTCCGACCGCGAACTGATCCAGCTTCCTGCCGGGGCATTGTTGCAGAAACCTTTTGCCAGGATGATTTCATATTTTCGGGCAAAAAAGGTGGTAGAAAACTATCGGACGATCGGTGGGAAATCTCCTTTGCTGGAATGGACCAAAAAGCAGGCGGAAGGGACAGCAAAAAAGCTGGGAGACAGGTTCAAGCCTTATGTTGTCATGCGTTACTGGCACCCACGTGCCGAATCGGTTCTTGCAGAAATCAAGGCTGCGGGGATTGAAACGGCCGTGGTTCTCTCCATGTATCCGCATTATACCGGGGCAACGACCGGCAGCAGTATCAACGATTTTAAACGCGCTGTGACCAAGGTTTATCCGGATCTCGAATGTCAGTTTATAGAAGATTGGTACGACTGGCCGAATTATCTGGATGCATTGGCGAATCGCATCAACACGGGATTGGATAATTTTCATGATCTGATGCGTGATGAGGTGCAGATTCTGTTCTCAGCCCACGCTTTACCGCAAAAATTTATTGATCGCGGTGATCCCTACCGCCAGCACGTCGAAGAAACTGTTCAAGGGGTGATGCAACGCGTCGGTTCCTATGATTGGTCGATTGCCTACCAGAGCCGTAGTGGCCCAGTCAAGTGGATGGAACCGGGAACTGAAGAAGCCCTTCATGAATTGGCGGAAGCTGGTCATCGTGCGGTGCTGATGGTGCCGATTTCATTTGTGTCAGATCATATTGAAACCTTGGAGGAGATCGACATCCAATACCATGATCTGGCGACCAGTCTGGGACTGGTGAATTTCTGCCGGGCCCCATCTTTGAATGATGGTGATGATTTCCTTGAGGCCCTTGCAGAGCTGGTGCGGACAAAGAGCCATATATGA